The following are encoded together in the Naumannella cuiyingiana genome:
- a CDS encoding CbiQ family ECF transporter T component, with protein sequence MHTRPGPSPRAAWVRYWLPRSLNPAAWWAYAIALAAAASLTINPLLTLLLMAVAAVVVAARRGDGPWSRSFRFYLLLGAFIVIMRLFYRVIFGGGDGETILFRLPEVPLPYWVGGFRLLGAVSAESLLYGLYDGLRLACIVVCVGAANSLANPKRLLAQVPGALYEIGAILVVSVTVFAQLADSVLRVRRARALRTGVSAPGRGFVRRYRFVRAIVVPVVTDALDRSLQLASSMDARGYGRTGGGRVADRVRSAVLILAAMILLSIGAYATLSGFMDQLRIGPLALPAGVPFLAAGALCGVLGFRFAGRTVRRTRYRPDGWGVAETLVVACGLAPFVVFSIVWESADAAVLIPTVDEWPVVTPLLLVGFAIALLPAVITPPPALGVGEADRHRAELGGLS encoded by the coding sequence GTGCACACCAGGCCGGGGCCCTCGCCGCGGGCGGCGTGGGTGCGCTACTGGCTGCCGCGATCGCTGAATCCCGCGGCCTGGTGGGCGTACGCCATCGCACTCGCCGCTGCCGCCAGCCTGACGATCAATCCGCTGCTCACGCTGCTGCTGATGGCCGTCGCCGCCGTCGTCGTCGCCGCCCGCCGCGGTGACGGCCCGTGGTCGCGGTCGTTCCGCTTCTACCTGCTGCTCGGCGCGTTCATCGTGATCATGCGGCTGTTCTACCGGGTGATCTTCGGCGGCGGCGACGGCGAGACGATCTTGTTCCGGCTGCCGGAGGTGCCGCTGCCGTACTGGGTCGGCGGGTTCCGGCTGCTCGGCGCCGTCAGCGCGGAATCCCTGCTCTACGGGCTCTACGACGGCCTCCGGCTGGCCTGCATCGTGGTCTGCGTCGGCGCCGCGAACTCGCTCGCCAACCCGAAGCGTCTGCTCGCCCAGGTGCCCGGCGCCCTGTACGAGATCGGCGCGATCCTGGTCGTCTCCGTGACCGTCTTCGCCCAGCTCGCGGACTCGGTGCTGCGGGTACGCCGGGCCCGAGCGCTACGCACCGGGGTCAGCGCGCCCGGCCGTGGCTTCGTCCGGCGCTACCGGTTCGTGCGGGCGATCGTGGTCCCCGTGGTGACCGATGCGCTGGACCGCTCCTTGCAGCTCGCGTCATCGATGGATGCGCGCGGCTACGGGCGTACCGGTGGCGGCCGGGTGGCCGATCGGGTGCGCTCGGCGGTCCTGATCCTGGCCGCGATGATCTTGTTGTCGATCGGCGCCTACGCGACGCTGTCGGGATTCATGGACCAGTTGCGGATCGGCCCGCTCGCGCTGCCTGCCGGCGTACCGTTCCTGGCCGCCGGCGCCCTGTGCGGGGTGCTCGGCTTCCGCTTCGCGGGCCGCACGGTACGCCGCACTCGCTACCGCCCCGACGGCTGGGGCGTGGCCGAGACACTCGTCGTCGCCTGCGGGCTGGCGCCGTTCGTGGTGTTCAGCATCGTCTGGGAGTCGGCCGATGCCGCCGTATTGATCCCGACCGTCGACGAGTGGCCCGTCGTCACGCCGCTGCTGCTGGTCGGCTTTGCGATCGCGCTGCTGCCCGCGGTGATCACGCCGCCGCCGGCCCTCGGCGTCGGCGAGGCCGACCGGCACCGAGCGGAGCTGGGGGGCCTGTCGTGA
- a CDS encoding cell wall anchor protein yields MKILSTLGAVTAAGALTLGALVAPAAQAAPVARQAEATAAADWLYGQLDDGRMGSSFDPSFTDWGLTVDTLWALIAAGADADRVTEVADAVEANASDYTSFGIEGYYASGSVGKLIVAAQSVGRDPADFGGLDLVGLATDAIGPDGQVASTLESGERTGGAANTFAQSLIVMGLAEEDALPGEAVDFLITQQCADGFFVIFPDPDGRGCDAAGGQPDRDATAMAIMALYAAGGDDATASAARAVAWLITEQRDDGSFGGGVSTEGANANSTGLVAAALATAGEDEAAAAAGEWVAGLQLDTGSDAGAIAYNAESFAAGGADGNDQWRRASAQAIFAFVPVSLTELGRGPAPTPQPSTASPSASPSPSTSPSPTASASSTVSASPTVPPSSSASATPSIGAPPTVSPTSDATASAPAAPNPDTATPPPSPGAGPLADTGAPAIIGLLTAGLLAVGAGARLLRRH; encoded by the coding sequence ATGAAGATTCTGTCGACCCTTGGCGCCGTCACGGCCGCCGGGGCACTCACCCTGGGCGCGCTTGTCGCGCCGGCGGCACAGGCCGCACCCGTCGCCCGGCAGGCCGAGGCCACGGCCGCGGCGGACTGGCTCTACGGGCAGCTCGACGACGGGCGGATGGGCTCGTCGTTCGATCCTTCGTTCACCGACTGGGGCCTCACCGTGGACACGCTGTGGGCGCTGATCGCCGCCGGCGCGGACGCCGACCGCGTCACGGAGGTCGCCGACGCCGTCGAGGCGAATGCGTCGGACTACACCAGCTTCGGCATCGAGGGCTACTACGCGTCCGGATCGGTCGGCAAGCTGATCGTCGCCGCCCAGTCGGTCGGTCGCGATCCGGCCGACTTCGGCGGCCTGGACCTGGTCGGGTTGGCCACCGACGCCATCGGACCGGACGGTCAGGTCGCCTCGACGCTGGAGTCCGGTGAGCGTACCGGTGGTGCCGCGAACACCTTCGCCCAGAGCCTGATCGTGATGGGCCTGGCCGAGGAGGACGCCCTGCCCGGCGAGGCCGTCGACTTCCTGATCACCCAGCAGTGCGCGGACGGCTTCTTCGTGATCTTCCCCGATCCCGACGGCCGGGGCTGCGATGCCGCGGGTGGGCAGCCCGACCGCGACGCGACCGCGATGGCGATCATGGCGCTGTACGCCGCCGGCGGTGACGACGCCACGGCATCGGCGGCGCGAGCCGTCGCCTGGCTGATCACAGAGCAGCGCGACGACGGATCCTTCGGCGGCGGGGTCTCCACCGAGGGCGCGAATGCCAACAGCACCGGGCTGGTCGCCGCCGCACTGGCCACCGCAGGCGAGGACGAGGCCGCCGCCGCAGCCGGCGAGTGGGTCGCCGGCCTGCAGCTCGACACCGGCAGCGATGCCGGTGCCATCGCCTACAACGCCGAGTCCTTTGCCGCGGGGGGCGCCGACGGAAACGACCAGTGGCGCCGCGCGAGCGCTCAGGCGATCTTCGCGTTCGTCCCGGTCTCCCTGACCGAGCTCGGACGCGGGCCCGCGCCGACGCCTCAGCCGAGCACTGCCTCGCCGAGCGCCTCGCCGTCCCCGAGCACGTCGCCGTCCCCGACTGCCTCGGCGTCCTCGACCGTCTCGGCGTCCCCGACCGTCCCGCCGTCCTCGAGCGCGTCCGCGACGCCGAGCATCGGCGCCCCGCCGACCGTCTCGCCCACTTCGGACGCGACCGCCAGCGCTCCGGCAGCGCCGAACCCGGACACCGCGACCCCGCCGCCCTCGCCCGGCGCCGGACCGCTGGCCGATACCGGCGCTCCGGCCATCATCGGCCTGCTCACCGCGGGTCTGCTCGCCGTCGGTGCCGGCGCCCGCCTGCTGCGGCGACACTGA
- a CDS encoding DUF1643 domain-containing protein, producing MGDISCNGRSSGAVLSECGRYRYRLTRVWDVDRPDATFILLNPSTADAKEDDPTIRRCMRFARTWGLGGLVVVNLYAYRATKPADLWRADDPVGPENDDHLRDVLGVAVRAGSPVVAAWGAHGRPGRVSEVVAFAGRLDALGLTKSGQPRHPLYVRADTRLTRWLPPTPDQGG from the coding sequence GTGGGAGACATCTCGTGCAACGGACGGTCGAGCGGCGCCGTGCTGTCGGAGTGTGGGCGCTACCGGTACCGACTCACTCGCGTGTGGGATGTCGATCGGCCCGACGCGACATTCATCCTGCTCAACCCGTCGACCGCGGACGCGAAGGAGGACGATCCGACGATCCGGCGCTGCATGAGATTCGCCAGGACGTGGGGTCTGGGCGGTCTCGTCGTGGTCAACCTGTACGCGTACCGAGCCACCAAGCCGGCGGACCTGTGGCGGGCCGACGATCCCGTCGGCCCCGAGAACGATGATCACCTTCGCGATGTGCTCGGCGTCGCCGTGCGAGCCGGCAGTCCGGTGGTAGCAGCGTGGGGCGCGCACGGGCGTCCCGGCCGAGTCAGCGAGGTGGTGGCCTTCGCTGGGCGGCTCGACGCGCTGGGACTGACGAAATCGGGCCAGCCGCGGCACCCGTTGTATGTCCGCGCGGATACCCGGCTGACGCGATGGCTGCCGCCCACGCCAGACCAGGGCGGGTGA
- a CDS encoding alpha/beta fold hydrolase, with protein sequence MTAWRPDLLDGFEQLSLPITEPQVYPGEPEDTEITATLVRAARRLDDAGEPGRTAVLYVHGWNDYFFQRHLADYWTRHGYAFHAIDLRRYGRSYREGQLFGFTTDLTEYFVELDRACEVIASEYPRLLLMGHSTGGLIASLYAAERRSMIENGTLVALVLNSPWLDLQGSQTIRTLGPPMVQSLSTLRPTTPLPLPDPGFHRRATHLDHDGEWDYDLTLKGGEISLVRAGWLQAVLNGHQRVARGLGIGCPVLVLAAGRTLFRRSWDEEMMRSDIVLDVRQIASRAVRLGPLVTVARIADGMHDLLLSAAPVRERTFAQITRWCGAYAPAQPAPEVARDEWAEVAAH encoded by the coding sequence GTGACGGCATGGCGGCCCGACCTGCTCGACGGTTTCGAGCAGTTGTCGTTGCCGATCACCGAGCCACAGGTCTACCCGGGAGAGCCCGAGGACACCGAGATCACCGCGACGCTGGTGCGTGCCGCGCGGCGGCTCGATGACGCGGGCGAGCCCGGGCGTACCGCCGTGTTGTATGTGCACGGCTGGAACGACTATTTCTTCCAGCGGCACCTGGCGGACTACTGGACCCGTCACGGGTACGCCTTCCACGCGATCGACCTGCGCCGCTACGGCCGCAGCTATCGCGAGGGGCAGTTGTTCGGGTTCACCACCGACCTGACCGAGTACTTCGTCGAGCTCGATCGCGCCTGCGAGGTGATCGCCAGCGAGTATCCGCGGCTGCTCCTGATGGGTCACTCGACGGGCGGGCTGATCGCGTCGCTGTATGCCGCCGAGCGGCGTTCCATGATCGAGAACGGTACGCTCGTCGCGCTCGTGCTGAACTCGCCGTGGCTGGACCTGCAGGGCAGCCAGACGATCCGTACGCTCGGCCCGCCGATGGTGCAGTCGCTGAGCACGCTGCGGCCGACCACCCCGCTGCCGCTGCCCGATCCCGGATTCCACCGCCGGGCGACCCACCTTGATCATGACGGCGAGTGGGACTATGACCTGACGCTGAAGGGCGGCGAGATCTCGCTGGTCCGGGCGGGCTGGCTGCAGGCCGTGCTGAACGGTCACCAGCGGGTCGCCCGGGGGCTCGGGATCGGCTGCCCGGTGCTGGTGCTGGCGGCCGGGCGTACCCTCTTCCGGCGGAGCTGGGACGAGGAGATGATGCGGTCCGACATCGTGCTCGACGTCCGCCAGATCGCCTCGCGGGCGGTGCGGCTCGGCCCGCTGGTCACCGTTGCCCGGATCGCCGACGGGATGCACGACCTGTTGCTGTCGGCGGCGCCGGTGCGCGAGCGCACCTTCGCCCAGATCACCCGCTGGTGCGGTGCCTATGCCCCGGCCCAGCCGGCGCCGGAAGTTGCGCGGGACGAGTGGGCCGAAGTCGCCGCGCACTGA
- a CDS encoding DUF3073 domain-containing protein: MGRGRAKAKQTKVARELKYRPVDTDFQSLERELRGGRDDDPYPSEDDPRDDIPDEYAELAAKYADVDDDLRQSG, encoded by the coding sequence ATGGGGCGCGGCCGTGCAAAGGCAAAGCAGACGAAGGTGGCCCGGGAACTCAAGTACCGTCCCGTGGACACCGACTTCCAGTCGCTGGAGCGGGAACTTCGTGGAGGGCGGGACGACGATCCGTATCCCTCCGAGGATGATCCGCGAGACGACATCCCCGACGAGTACGCGGAGCTGGCGGCGAAGTACGCCGACGTCGACGACGACCTGCGACAGTCCGGCTGA
- the purM gene encoding phosphoribosylformylglycinamidine cyclo-ligase, translating to MSKSAYAAAGVDIEAGERAVALMKDSVARTHRSEVLGGLGGFAGFFDAAGLKGYDHPVLATSTDGVGTKVAIAQALDVHDTIGIDLVAMLVDDLVVCGAEPLFVTDYIACGSLDPERIAAIVDGIATGCEEAGAALLGGETAEHPGLLEPDEYDVAGATTGVVERDKILGAGRVRPGDVLVAMGASGLHSNGYSLVRHVLDGAGIGLEQVIPELGKPVGEELLVPTRIYAKDCLALAGAVEVHAMSHITGGGLANNLVRVLPGGLGAVVERSSWSPAPIFGFVGEAGQVTREDLEATLNMGVGMVAVVAPEAADPALALLAERGVPAWVCGRVDNGAEGARLVGEHPVG from the coding sequence ATGAGCAAATCCGCCTACGCCGCTGCCGGCGTCGACATCGAGGCCGGCGAGCGCGCCGTCGCGCTGATGAAGGACTCGGTCGCCCGGACGCACCGATCGGAGGTGCTCGGCGGGCTCGGCGGCTTTGCCGGATTCTTCGACGCGGCCGGGCTGAAGGGCTATGACCACCCCGTGCTGGCGACCTCGACCGACGGTGTCGGCACCAAGGTCGCCATCGCGCAGGCGCTGGACGTGCACGACACCATCGGCATCGACCTGGTCGCGATGTTGGTCGACGACCTGGTGGTGTGCGGCGCCGAGCCGCTGTTCGTCACCGACTACATCGCCTGCGGCAGCCTCGACCCGGAGCGGATCGCCGCGATCGTCGACGGCATCGCCACCGGCTGTGAGGAGGCCGGCGCCGCGCTGCTCGGCGGGGAGACGGCGGAGCATCCCGGGCTGCTGGAGCCCGACGAGTACGACGTCGCGGGCGCCACCACCGGCGTCGTCGAGCGCGACAAGATCCTCGGCGCCGGCCGGGTCCGGCCGGGCGATGTGCTGGTCGCGATGGGTGCTTCGGGGTTGCACTCCAACGGCTATTCCCTCGTCCGGCACGTCCTGGACGGTGCGGGCATCGGCCTGGAGCAGGTGATCCCCGAGCTCGGCAAGCCGGTCGGCGAGGAGCTGCTCGTGCCCACCCGGATCTATGCCAAGGACTGCCTCGCGCTGGCCGGGGCGGTCGAGGTGCACGCCATGAGCCACATCACCGGCGGCGGCCTGGCCAACAACCTCGTCCGGGTCCTGCCCGGTGGGCTCGGCGCCGTCGTGGAGCGGTCGAGCTGGTCGCCCGCGCCCATCTTCGGCTTCGTCGGCGAGGCCGGTCAGGTGACCCGCGAGGACCTCGAGGCGACCCTCAACATGGGGGTCGGGATGGTGGCCGTGGTGGCCCCGGAGGCGGCCGATCCGGCGTTGGCGCTGCTGGCCGAGCGCGGCGTACCCGCATGGGTCTGTGGACGTGTCGACAACGGCGCCGAAGGGGCCCGGCTGGTCGGCGAACATCCCGTCGGCTGA
- the purF gene encoding amidophosphoribosyltransferase, with product MPRPDGLLTDELDPHDRGPQDECGVFGVWAPGEEVGKLAYFGLYALQHRGQESAGIAVSDGRRMMVFKDMGLVSQVFDEATLSSLTGQIAVGHTRYSTTGASVWDNAQPTFRPTDAGGLALGHNGNLTNTDELEAWLEEYDDAPAVPHKTRMDSTSDTAILTALLVADPAESLEQAAMRVLPRLRGAFCLCFMDNSTLYAARDPQGIRPLVLGRLARGWVTASESAALDIVGASFVREIEPGEMIIINADGLRSVRFADANPKGCLFEYVYVARPDTAIAGRSVQATRLQIGRTLAREAPAEADLVIPVPESGTPAAIGYAEESGIPFGMGLVKNSYVGRTFIQPSQTIRQLGIRLKLNPLREVIEGRRLVVVDDSIVRGNTQRALIRMLREAGAAEVHVRISSPPVRWPCFYGIDFASRAELIANGLTIDEIRTSLGADSLAYVSLDGLTEATTMPAERLCRACFDGVYPIELPLAARAGGQVAEQPTLDEVEPEVDAPPLPAETAAR from the coding sequence GTGCCCCGCCCCGACGGACTGCTGACCGACGAACTCGACCCCCACGACCGCGGCCCCCAGGACGAATGCGGCGTGTTCGGGGTCTGGGCGCCGGGCGAGGAGGTCGGCAAGCTCGCCTACTTCGGGCTGTACGCCCTGCAGCACCGCGGCCAGGAGTCGGCCGGCATCGCCGTGTCCGACGGCCGCCGGATGATGGTCTTCAAGGACATGGGGCTGGTCTCGCAGGTCTTCGACGAGGCGACGCTCAGCTCCCTCACCGGGCAGATCGCCGTCGGCCACACCCGTTACTCCACCACCGGCGCCTCGGTCTGGGACAACGCGCAGCCGACCTTCCGGCCGACCGATGCCGGCGGCCTCGCGCTCGGCCACAACGGCAATCTGACGAATACCGACGAGCTGGAGGCGTGGCTGGAGGAGTACGACGACGCCCCGGCGGTGCCGCACAAGACCCGGATGGACTCGACCTCCGACACCGCGATCCTGACCGCGCTGCTGGTCGCCGATCCGGCCGAATCGCTGGAGCAGGCGGCGATGCGGGTCCTGCCGCGGCTGCGTGGCGCGTTCTGCCTGTGCTTCATGGACAACTCGACCCTGTACGCCGCCCGCGACCCCCAGGGCATCCGCCCGCTGGTGCTCGGCCGGCTGGCTCGGGGCTGGGTGACGGCGAGCGAGTCGGCGGCCCTCGACATCGTCGGCGCCTCCTTCGTGCGCGAGATCGAGCCCGGCGAGATGATCATCATCAATGCCGACGGCCTGCGCTCGGTCCGGTTCGCCGACGCCAATCCCAAGGGCTGCCTGTTCGAGTACGTCTACGTCGCGCGGCCCGATACCGCGATCGCCGGCCGCAGCGTGCAGGCCACCCGGCTGCAGATCGGGCGTACCCTCGCCCGCGAAGCGCCCGCCGAGGCCGACCTGGTGATCCCCGTTCCGGAGTCGGGTACGCCCGCCGCGATCGGGTACGCCGAGGAGTCGGGCATCCCGTTCGGGATGGGGTTGGTCAAGAACTCCTATGTCGGGCGTACCTTCATCCAGCCCAGCCAGACCATCCGCCAGCTCGGCATCCGGCTCAAGCTGAACCCGCTGCGGGAGGTGATCGAGGGCAGGCGGCTGGTCGTCGTCGACGACTCCATCGTCCGCGGCAACACCCAGCGCGCCCTGATCCGGATGCTCCGCGAGGCCGGCGCCGCCGAGGTGCATGTGCGGATCTCCTCGCCGCCGGTGCGCTGGCCGTGCTTCTACGGCATCGACTTCGCCAGTCGCGCGGAGCTGATCGCCAACGGCCTGACCATCGACGAGATCCGCACCTCACTTGGCGCCGATTCGCTCGCCTATGTCAGCCTCGACGGCCTGACCGAGGCGACCACGATGCCGGCCGAGCGGCTCTGCCGCGCCTGCTTCGACGGCGTCTACCCGATCGAGCTGCCGCTGGCCGCGCGGGCCGGCGGCCAGGTCGCCGAACAGCCGACGCTGGACGAGGTGGAGCCCGAGGTCGATGCGCCGCCGCTGCCCGCCGAGACCGCGGCCCGCTGA
- a CDS encoding ribokinase: protein MSPGRGALLVVGSANLDIAVTTQRLPGPGETVLGDSVVASPGGKGANQAVAAARLGADVIMIGAVGRDDRAEPALELLAAAGVDLTRVARLPEPTGTALIEVDANGENSIIVVSGANAAITPAMIDPAALAGAAVVLGQGEIPADTTLAAARAARDAGTRWVLNLAPVIDIDPEAVTLADPLVVNEHEGAGALALLSVEPPPADDHEALVAALLAAGVRSVALTLGGAGALLGARDGITRVAAPTVEVVDSTGAGDAFTGALAGALAGGADLVAAVRHAVRVGAFAVTRPGTQLSYPSADDPLP from the coding sequence ATGAGTCCCGGGCGCGGCGCGCTGCTGGTCGTCGGTTCGGCCAATCTGGACATCGCCGTCACCACCCAGCGGCTACCCGGGCCGGGGGAGACCGTGCTCGGCGATTCCGTGGTGGCGAGCCCCGGCGGCAAGGGCGCCAACCAGGCCGTGGCCGCCGCCCGGCTCGGTGCCGACGTGATCATGATCGGCGCGGTCGGCCGCGACGACCGGGCCGAACCGGCGCTGGAGCTGTTGGCCGCGGCGGGCGTCGATCTGACGCGGGTGGCGCGGCTGCCCGAGCCGACCGGTACCGCGCTGATCGAGGTCGACGCCAACGGGGAGAATTCGATCATCGTCGTCTCCGGGGCCAACGCCGCGATCACGCCGGCCATGATCGACCCGGCAGCCCTCGCCGGTGCCGCGGTGGTGCTGGGGCAGGGCGAGATCCCCGCCGACACGACCCTGGCCGCCGCCCGGGCGGCCCGCGACGCCGGCACGCGCTGGGTGCTCAACCTGGCGCCGGTGATCGACATCGACCCCGAGGCCGTCACACTCGCCGACCCCCTGGTGGTGAACGAGCACGAGGGCGCCGGGGCGCTCGCCCTGTTGTCCGTCGAGCCGCCGCCGGCCGATGATCACGAGGCGCTGGTCGCCGCCCTGCTCGCCGCGGGTGTCCGGTCCGTGGCGCTGACCCTCGGCGGCGCCGGCGCCCTGCTCGGCGCTCGGGACGGGATCACCCGCGTCGCCGCGCCGACGGTCGAGGTGGTCGACAGCACCGGCGCGGGCGATGCCTTCACCGGGGCCCTGGCCGGCGCGCTCGCCGGCGGCGCGGATCTGGTCGCCGCGGTGCGGCATGCCGTCCGCGTCGGCGCCTTCGCCGTCACCCGGCCCGGCACCCAGCTCAGCTATCCGAGCGCCGACGACCCGCTGCCCTGA
- a CDS encoding glutathione S-transferase family protein, which yields MTTETSTPEQQDEHSTKGAYVEGGKEFNRDMNYIPDRITRDAAPPQVGPTPEKLWPVEADRYRLVVAWACPWANRAIIVRRLLGLENAISMAIAGPTHDKRSWTFDNGDPGADGVPRDPVLGYERLQEAYFARYPDYPRGITVPAIVDVPTKSVVTNDFPWITLDFSTEWTQFHRDGAPDLYPEKLRDEMDEVMKLIFTEINNGVYRSGFAGSQEAYEAAYDRLFAALDKISERLETRRYLMGDTITEADVRLFTTLARFDPVYHGHFKTNRSKLSEMPTLWAYARDLFQTPGFGDTTNFVDIKRHYYEVHTDINPTGIVPKGPDLSNWLTPHHREQLGGRPFGDGTPPGPIERADERVPAGAGAE from the coding sequence ATGACCACCGAGACGAGCACGCCCGAGCAGCAGGACGAGCATTCCACCAAGGGCGCCTATGTCGAGGGCGGCAAGGAGTTCAACCGGGACATGAACTACATTCCCGACCGGATCACCCGCGACGCCGCACCGCCGCAGGTCGGGCCGACACCGGAGAAGCTGTGGCCGGTCGAGGCCGATCGCTACCGGCTGGTCGTCGCCTGGGCCTGTCCGTGGGCCAACCGCGCGATCATCGTGCGCCGGCTGCTGGGCCTGGAGAATGCGATCTCGATGGCCATCGCCGGCCCGACCCACGACAAGAGGTCCTGGACCTTCGACAACGGCGACCCCGGCGCAGACGGCGTACCCCGCGATCCCGTGCTCGGCTACGAGCGGCTGCAGGAGGCGTATTTCGCCCGCTACCCCGACTATCCGCGCGGCATCACGGTGCCGGCGATCGTTGACGTGCCGACCAAGTCGGTGGTGACCAACGATTTCCCGTGGATCACCCTCGACTTCTCCACCGAGTGGACGCAGTTCCACCGCGACGGCGCGCCGGACCTGTATCCGGAGAAGCTGCGCGACGAGATGGACGAGGTGATGAAGCTGATCTTCACCGAGATCAACAACGGCGTCTACCGGTCAGGCTTCGCGGGCTCCCAGGAGGCCTACGAGGCCGCCTATGACCGGCTGTTCGCCGCCCTGGACAAGATCAGCGAGCGGCTGGAGACCCGCCGCTACCTGATGGGCGACACGATCACCGAGGCCGATGTCCGCCTGTTCACCACCCTCGCCCGCTTCGACCCCGTCTATCACGGACACTTCAAGACCAACCGCAGCAAGCTCTCGGAGATGCCCACGCTGTGGGCCTACGCCCGCGACCTGTTCCAGACCCCGGGGTTCGGCGACACGACCAACTTCGTCGACATCAAGCGGCACTACTACGAGGTGCACACCGACATCAATCCGACCGGCATCGTGCCGAAGGGCCCGGACCTGTCCAACTGGCTCACCCCACACCACCGCGAGCAGCTCGGCGGGCGCCCGTTCGGCGACGGTACGCCGCCCGGGCCGATCGAGCGTGCGGACGAGCGCGTGCCGGCGGGCGCGGGCGCCGAGTGA
- a CDS encoding DUF1992 domain-containing protein produces the protein MQFESWVDAQIREATERGEFDNLPGAGKPITGIRRTDPDWWIKDKMRREGIERPASEAELLRAEVAELDTILADARTEDEAREIITDLNARIRTARLRRGSLPTRVVELVDVDDTLRRWQTRNR, from the coding sequence ATGCAGTTCGAGAGCTGGGTCGACGCACAGATCCGCGAGGCCACGGAGCGCGGCGAGTTCGACAACCTGCCCGGCGCCGGCAAGCCCATCACCGGCATCCGGCGTACCGATCCCGACTGGTGGATCAAGGACAAGATGCGCCGCGAGGGCATCGAGCGGCCCGCGAGCGAGGCCGAGCTGCTGCGCGCCGAGGTCGCCGAGCTCGACACCATCCTCGCCGACGCCCGCACCGAGGACGAGGCGCGCGAGATCATCACCGACCTGAATGCCCGGATCCGCACCGCGCGCCTGCGTCGCGGATCGCTCCCCACCCGCGTCGTCGAGCTGGTCGATGTCGACGACACCCTCCGCCGCTGGCAGACAAGGAACAGATGA
- a CDS encoding TetR/AcrR family transcriptional regulator yields MPKVVDHEQRRAEIADAVRRILLRDGLAGATVRAVVAETGMSSGAIRHYFPNQEELVGFATGGIVERIRGRVTDAFDRTQRTPRARVLDICEQFLPTDEERAMELAVFADVVRQPYGARWARSSFDGIRVTTRVCVLLLAGREPRAVPGAPLRPARLERLAERLHLVIDGLGAQTTFYPGLVDAAAMRTALARVVDDVISELA; encoded by the coding sequence ATGCCCAAGGTGGTCGATCACGAACAGCGCCGGGCGGAGATCGCCGATGCGGTACGCCGAATCCTGCTCCGCGACGGACTCGCCGGCGCGACCGTGCGCGCGGTGGTGGCCGAGACGGGCATGTCCAGCGGCGCGATCCGGCACTACTTCCCGAACCAGGAGGAGCTCGTCGGTTTCGCGACCGGCGGCATCGTCGAGCGGATCCGGGGCCGGGTCACCGACGCCTTCGACCGGACGCAGCGGACCCCGCGGGCCCGGGTGCTGGACATCTGCGAGCAGTTCCTGCCCACCGACGAGGAGCGGGCGATGGAGCTCGCGGTGTTCGCCGACGTGGTCCGGCAGCCGTACGGGGCCCGGTGGGCGCGCTCATCCTTCGACGGCATCCGCGTCACCACCCGGGTGTGTGTGCTGTTGCTGGCGGGACGGGAGCCGCGGGCGGTGCCCGGGGCCCCGCTGCGGCCCGCGCGCCTGGAACGGCTGGCCGAGCGGCTGCACCTGGTGATCGACGGGCTGGGGGCCCAGACGACGTTCTACCCCGGCCTGGTCGACGCGGCGGCCATGCGCACCGCGCTCGCCCGGGTCGTCGACGATGTCATTTCCGAGCTCGCGTAG